The Vibrio chagasii genome includes a region encoding these proteins:
- a CDS encoding SbcC/MukB-like Walker B domain-containing protein, with product MKILSLEFENLNSLKGRWKLDFTQSPFAENGLFAITGPTGAGKTTILDAICLALFHRTPRLKSIAKGNNELMTRGTGECFAELEFEVQGKIYRSNFHQKRARGKHDGALQTPTCEFADADTDKVLETMLTKKTKLVEQVTGLDFSRFTKSIMLSQGEFAAFLNANANDRAELLEELTGTEVYSLISERIYDHFKSSEQSLNHLKAKAEGVSLLSDEQIQELTTERDTLEIEQKRLAEQLKEWQAHLSWWKDVTKAQHTIATSEQDLKTAQGDLEQNQSSLVRLANSEPAEKLRPLHKDLKRCEHELNLTKINLDNSTKLLTVREAEKLDAQAKLTQSSESVEKVKAEQQDQEKIIEQVRPLDNQISVLKDKQTSAVNAANTLNEQHAQQRNQQLMLVQQIDELKQQEKLSAGYLEAHQADQHLEKHLGQWQAKVEQVRTLESQHSQQLNLAKQTYTALEAQQAVIKNAQQTKASQDQALAELVLAENNTKQQWEALNANTSETVLLAQKELLELWNRNTHSLFEINRDFLNAQQQLTVKTQAHQTNVQQADKLSKEREVLVERYKEKETSLERLTLLIAQEGELAKYRAKLESGSECPLCGSTEHTVEQSQDIANLIAQQEREKDELAVIKKDGQEHRQQLDSLAPMITALSDHIQRAQADIQQAQLNWQSVIGKLQQSLSDFPNVTLELTLLSVTDLGKEMAVTAFVEQCELHVNQTQQQLKVLVDAKNSYAEAEKQRLSASVTADKAQTNLVLAEERFNDLNKQNQVANEQAAQTTQAKEQQWHSLKESIVETSIEAPELEYIDAWFAEKLQASNTWLQTKQQQSELEKRLITECAEQKTRDDKLSSAQKELDTLSKESELLTAELARISGERAQLFGEQDIQVASQAMKQKVTDAVTTFDAAQLVLNRCELEHRTEQTKHTGFSDELTAKQTSLTQAKNVWFEALHASPFEEEVDFEAALLDEELRTQLQNLKKSLDEAIVSAQARLNTAKAAQVELQNHENAQTWQEQDQQLVEQATAECQEAQQSHASKIGAISANLETDSQNRSNQQDLFKQISEQQVEFDDISRLNSLIGSKNGDKFRKFAQGLTLENLVYLANKQLQRLHGRYELKRKADDGLELQVLDTWQGDVMRDTKTLSGGESFLVSLALALALSDLVSYKTSIDSLFLDEGFGTLDSDTLDIALNALDNLNASGKMIGVISHVEALKERVPVQLKVTKHAGLGVSEMEKQYKVVA from the coding sequence ACCGTTCTAACTTCCACCAAAAGCGAGCTCGCGGCAAGCACGATGGTGCACTGCAAACACCAACATGTGAATTTGCTGATGCAGATACCGACAAAGTCTTAGAGACCATGCTAACCAAGAAGACTAAGTTGGTTGAGCAGGTGACTGGTTTGGACTTCTCTCGCTTTACTAAGTCGATCATGCTGTCTCAAGGCGAATTTGCCGCCTTCTTAAATGCCAACGCAAATGACCGAGCCGAGCTTCTAGAAGAGTTAACCGGTACCGAGGTCTACAGCCTAATATCAGAGCGTATTTATGATCACTTTAAGTCGAGTGAACAATCACTCAACCACCTGAAAGCGAAAGCTGAGGGTGTGAGTTTACTGTCTGATGAGCAGATTCAAGAGCTGACAACAGAGCGTGACACCTTAGAAATTGAACAGAAACGTTTAGCTGAACAATTAAAAGAGTGGCAAGCTCACCTTAGCTGGTGGAAAGACGTCACCAAAGCGCAGCATACTATTGCGACCAGTGAACAGGATTTAAAAACAGCGCAAGGTGATTTAGAGCAAAACCAATCATCCTTGGTTCGTTTGGCAAACAGCGAACCTGCTGAGAAATTGCGACCGTTGCACAAAGACCTAAAACGCTGCGAGCATGAGCTCAATCTTACGAAAATTAACCTAGATAACAGTACTAAGTTGCTCACAGTGCGGGAGGCCGAGAAGTTAGACGCCCAAGCCAAGCTGACTCAAAGTAGCGAATCGGTTGAAAAAGTGAAAGCCGAGCAACAGGATCAAGAAAAGATCATTGAGCAAGTCCGCCCACTGGACAACCAAATATCGGTACTCAAAGACAAGCAAACCTCGGCGGTTAACGCCGCAAATACGTTGAATGAACAACACGCACAGCAACGTAATCAACAGCTTATGTTGGTGCAACAGATTGACGAGTTGAAACAGCAAGAAAAGCTAAGTGCTGGCTATCTAGAGGCGCATCAGGCGGACCAACACCTCGAAAAGCACTTAGGTCAGTGGCAAGCCAAAGTTGAGCAAGTGCGTACGTTAGAATCTCAGCATTCGCAACAACTCAACCTAGCGAAGCAAACCTATACGGCGCTAGAAGCTCAACAAGCTGTGATTAAAAACGCACAGCAAACCAAAGCATCGCAAGATCAAGCTCTGGCTGAATTGGTGCTGGCCGAGAACAATACCAAGCAGCAATGGGAAGCGCTAAACGCGAACACCAGTGAAACAGTATTACTTGCTCAAAAAGAGTTGTTGGAGCTTTGGAATCGCAACACCCACTCATTGTTTGAAATCAATCGTGACTTTTTAAACGCACAGCAACAGCTCACAGTTAAGACACAAGCCCATCAAACTAACGTTCAGCAAGCTGACAAGCTATCGAAAGAGCGTGAAGTACTGGTAGAAAGATACAAAGAGAAAGAGACATCACTTGAGCGCTTAACCTTGTTAATTGCGCAAGAGGGAGAGTTAGCTAAGTACCGTGCGAAATTGGAATCTGGCTCTGAATGTCCGCTGTGTGGTTCTACTGAACATACGGTTGAGCAGTCACAAGATATTGCGAACTTGATTGCTCAGCAAGAGCGAGAAAAAGATGAGTTAGCGGTCATTAAGAAAGATGGTCAAGAGCATCGCCAACAGTTGGATTCTCTTGCTCCTATGATCACAGCACTAAGCGATCATATTCAACGAGCACAAGCGGATATCCAGCAAGCTCAACTTAATTGGCAATCTGTAATAGGTAAGCTTCAACAGAGTTTGTCTGACTTTCCTAATGTGACGCTGGAGTTAACACTGCTTTCTGTGACTGACTTGGGGAAAGAGATGGCGGTGACGGCTTTCGTAGAGCAATGTGAGCTTCACGTAAATCAAACCCAGCAGCAGCTGAAAGTCTTAGTGGATGCTAAAAACAGCTATGCTGAGGCGGAAAAACAACGTTTATCAGCGAGTGTTACGGCTGATAAAGCGCAAACTAATCTTGTGTTAGCGGAGGAGCGCTTCAACGACCTCAATAAGCAAAACCAAGTCGCGAATGAGCAAGCGGCTCAAACCACGCAAGCCAAAGAGCAACAATGGCACTCACTCAAAGAGAGCATTGTGGAAACCTCAATTGAGGCACCTGAACTTGAGTACATTGATGCTTGGTTTGCTGAAAAACTGCAAGCCTCAAACACATGGCTGCAAACCAAACAGCAACAGTCTGAACTAGAGAAGCGTTTGATTACCGAATGTGCTGAGCAAAAAACACGGGATGACAAGCTAAGCAGTGCGCAGAAAGAACTGGACACGTTAAGCAAAGAAAGCGAATTGCTAACAGCGGAGTTAGCTCGTATTAGCGGTGAAAGAGCACAGTTGTTTGGTGAGCAAGACATTCAAGTCGCAAGTCAAGCAATGAAGCAAAAGGTAACAGATGCAGTCACAACATTTGACGCGGCTCAGCTGGTTCTCAATCGCTGTGAACTGGAACATCGAACCGAACAAACCAAACATACAGGTTTTTCTGATGAGTTAACCGCGAAGCAAACAAGCCTCACGCAAGCGAAGAATGTTTGGTTTGAAGCTTTGCATGCGAGCCCGTTTGAAGAGGAAGTTGATTTTGAAGCGGCACTGCTTGATGAGGAGTTGCGAACTCAATTACAAAACCTTAAGAAGTCTCTGGATGAAGCAATTGTCAGTGCACAAGCAAGGCTGAATACGGCAAAAGCCGCGCAAGTGGAGCTACAAAACCACGAAAATGCGCAAACATGGCAAGAACAAGATCAACAGTTAGTGGAGCAGGCAACGGCTGAGTGCCAAGAAGCTCAGCAAAGTCATGCGAGCAAAATTGGCGCAATTTCTGCCAACCTTGAAACAGACAGTCAGAATCGAAGTAACCAGCAAGATTTGTTTAAGCAGATCTCCGAACAACAAGTCGAGTTTGATGATATTTCTCGTTTGAATTCGCTGATTGGTTCTAAGAACGGTGACAAGTTCCGCAAATTTGCCCAAGGCTTAACACTGGAAAACTTAGTGTATTTAGCAAACAAGCAATTACAGCGTTTGCATGGTCGATATGAATTAAAACGCAAAGCCGACGATGGCTTAGAGCTACAGGTACTAGACACTTGGCAGGGCGACGTAATGCGCGATACCAAAACTCTGTCTGGTGGTGAAAGCTTCCTGGTGAGTTTGGCGTTGGCATTAGCGCTTTCTGATCTTGTTAGTTATAAAACTAGTATTGATTCTCTGTTCTTAGATGAAGGCTTTGGCACGCTTGATAGTGACACGCTAGACATCGCATTGAACGCACTCGATAACTTGAATGCATCAGGCAAAATGATCGGTGTCATTAGCCACGTTGAAGCTTTGAAAGAGCGTGTGCCTGTTCAGTTGAAAGTAACCAAGCACGCAGGCCTTGGCGTTAGCGAGATGGAAAAGCAGTACAAAGTGGTTGCTTAA